The following is a genomic window from Miscanthus floridulus cultivar M001 chromosome 14, ASM1932011v1, whole genome shotgun sequence.
TTGTGAACCTTTAATGTTTGAATGATTATCTtaatgcttatgcttgttttggatgttttgtaatgattgcaatgattttgtggATCATTTTCACAATTTCACTTATATATAGTGTtaaggcataaggattaatgaTTAGATAGTTGGGTTGGTTTTCTCGTCTTTGTGCAAGTTGTTTTTCTGAGCAGTCTGTGTTAATAAGGTTAGACATCCAAATATGGATGTCCAaaagtcatgaaatttttatgtatgaaagtagacttttgTATCTTTCATATGCCACTGTAATCACCTTCGTATATGTTATGGTTTGGGAGTTATGACCTTTACAAGTTGAAGTTTTCTACACTGTGTGGGAGTCTGAACAGTTCAGTTGTGTCCTATTTTCGACTAACTTAACCTCTGAATCTGGGATAGtgttctataagaaagttgttgggaatttcataagctttccagccATATAAGGCCCGTCTTCATATGAtttctggaactcgagatatAACTGTTTTTCTGAACTGCTATTGTTAGTTCTCGTCCAAAAAATATCAGATTGACTATTTTATCATGTAAACGACTTCAGGATTATGAATTTTAACCAATACTTGTGCTACATGTTGCAAACAAATGGTTGCTACCAGGAGAAATGCTTCAAGTGGTGCCAAAAGAAATACTCTCAATGCCAATCCACTGCCACCAAATCCTCCATCTATAGAACAAGCTTTGATGACACAGACTCAACTCTTACAGACCATTGCTCAGAATGTGTACAACAACTGGCATCAAGCACCACCTGAGGACAAGCGTGATGAATTTATGGAGGGACACCCGCTgacattctctcatgcaagcgacCCACTGGAAGCTGATGATTGGTTTAGAGATGGAGCGACAACTTAACATAGCCCAATGGGATGACCAGGAGAAGGTGCTTTATGCTTCCGATCAACTTCAAGGAGCTGATTTGGACCAGTGGGAATCATTCCAATTTGGGCAACAAGATGCAAATCAGATTAGTTGGGATGAATTCAAGACAGCTTTTAGATCTTACCATGTTCTTGCTGGAGTGGTGACAATCAAGAAAAATGTGTTCCGCAACTTGAAGCAAGGCACCATGTCGGTGTGTGAGTATCGTCACAAGTTCACTCAGTTGTCACGCTATGCTCTAGGAGAGGTGGATAATGATGCTAAGAAACAAGAACGCTTTCTGGAAGGACTGAACGGTGGACTTCAACTGCAGTTGATGACCGTTGTGTATGCTGACTTCCAAACATTGGTGGATAGGGCCATTGTGATCGAGAACAAGCGTCgggagatggaagagaagaaaaggagaattCAAAGCCAATCCACATGTAGCAACACACGCCCCCACTACACTCCTCAGTAAGAGTTCCAACAGAGGTACCAAGAACCAACTGGTCAGTGGAATATCAATCCTCCTCAACAATTCCCTCGGTACCAGCAAGGGCGGCGATTTCAATAAATTTTGTAGGAAATGTAGAAATAGTATGTATTGTTATGAATAATATTTCCGCCGCCTCCTACAGAGCAGACATGTTTGTTCCCGTGCATGCTTGTGTTGCATCTTTTATATATGCATAGAAAAAAGCATCAAACGGAGATAAAATAAGATTCTCTAGAGAATATGGCTAAGAAAATACTAATGCTTGGCCTTAGTTACACATTTGTATGAAGTATTATTTTTTTAGGTACTGTGCCAGGTTCGGATTCTTCTAAATTTAGTAGGATGGCCTAGTGCACTGAAGATGTAGTGGGATGAGGTGAAAACAGCCAGCATTGCCTCACACTTGGGAAATTACAATCATTCCAATACCGTTCTTGCCCAAGCTGCCAGGCCCGGCTCTAAGCCTAGGCGGCCGGAGCGACGGCCAAGGGCCCAACACTACTAAATTTTGACCCTATTGCATCGCTTCGCCTTGCATCAAACGCAAATCTAATGCAATAGGTGGCTGCTATTGCATCAATTTTGCAAATCTGATGCAATAGGTGGTCATTATTGCATCGAGAAGGAATTGGATGCGATAGTAATTTATGTCAATGCAATAGGTATGATCTATCGCACCGATTTCGAACAAGAGATGCAATAAGTAGAATTTATTGCATCGGACAAATTTGATTACGTTACTATTGATTTTTGATGCAATATGTAGGTGGTATTGCATCGGTTTAGAATATGGGTGCAATTAGGAAATACTATTGCAACAgattgatagtgttaaattccgATGCAATATTTAATTTTTGTTGCATCGGTTCAGGATTGTTTTGATGCGGTAAATTGTCACTATTGCATTGAAAGTTTTGCATTACAAGATGCTGAAACGTATCGATGGACCACAAGTGCCTTAAGGCCCAAGAGAAGGTTGACGTATCGATGGACCACAAGTGCCTTGAGGACAACGAAAAGGTCGACGCAAGCCTCTGAGCCCCGCGCCTCACTGTGTTGCACCACCCCCTAAGCATCAGCGTGCCCCCACATGTCGCTGACGACTAAGCCAGTGTGTGGCAACATCCCTCCATGGCTCCATCGCTGAAGACGTCCATGATCTTGACACTGCTAGGCTCAATATTCTCTATGTTGCCCGTAATAGTTGGACACTTTGAATCAAAGTTGCAACAGGTTGATTGTTAGACACATGAGTGTAATAGTTGGATGCGCATGGATAAGGCGACAAGTGGCAAAAAGGATTAACTGATTTTCTTGAAAGCGCATTTGGGTGCACATTTGCAAAAAGTGAAAGATAACAATTCAATTTGCATACATCATATAATGTTGATAGAGCAATAATAGATAACTAGAAACAATAATTTTTAACTTCTTGGTCAACCTCAAGCAAAAATGACAGCTCATGGAAAATGGAATAAAAAACAACACCTCGACTAGAAAAAATAGTACATTTGTTGGAAAAACAGTAAATTACACCAACTACAAACACAATACAACAATTATTAAACCTGTCGTTGGGGAGGGTATGGGCACTCCCGTACATGCCCATACCCACACCCATATGTTGCTTACCTGCATGTTCCCCTCCTCACTTTTGCTCATACCCAATTCCCCATATCCATTGGATAAATTGAGTATCCATTTTACTTTATCAAGGTACTGCTACAGCCAGGTTCCATACCGCACATCCACAGCCCTTGAATACACCATCACATGACCATGGAGCCGGAGATACGCTCATGAAATCACAGAACCATTGCTCAAGATGCAATGAGCATATACAATTAACGCATCATCATACAAAATATGACAAATAACTCGGTTCTAACTTAAACTCCATATAATGTTTCAAGTGATCCATAACACCAAAACTCAGATAATTTTAAAGGGTTCTCAAATAGACAGCTCAACCTGCTAACTCTCAACCTGAACACAACCCTTACAAGGACAGTTTAAGCTGAAGATAAAATCTAGCAGAAAAGCACGACCCTCCACACCTTGAAATTATCTGCATTGGATGAGACAGTATAAGAAGCAGATAAAAAGGGCCTTGTGTGGAGAACCAAATACTTCTTCTACAAGGAAAAAAAAGGTAAGGTAACTCTGGCACTTTGCTATGCTAAGCAACAGAATCCCACACAAAATACTGTTTTCAGAGATCAACCCAGAGCTGAGTCAAACAGCAGTCTGATAGGAATAACTCAGTTGCTGTACCTTATAATCTTTCAAGAAAAGCGTCAACTGATTGACCTTGTTGGTTTGTAGTTGGTGACAAAGTTGCAGTAGGAAATATGACCTCTGCTGCCATACTTGACTCATCTGTTTCAATCAAAAAAAATAGCAAGTTCCCAAATCATTACAATATTATTTATTTAGGAAACGCAAAGTAGTATAGTACAATTTCAGAGGAATTGTATACCTGGAATGGCACTACTCAACCGATCCTGTGTACACATTAAAGCCTCAACAGTTTCCGGGAGCAAGCTACGACGGTTGTCATCAATGATCAGCCCTGCTAAGCTAAACGCCGATTCAAATGCAACAGTATATGCTGGAACACTTAGGATGTCTCGTGCCATTAGAGAAATGGTTGGATATTTTGGACCATGCAACTTCCACCATGCAATGATGTCAAATACATCATTATCAATTTCAGGATGAGCAGGATCATCAAGGTACAATTCCAATTCTGACCTCTTGTGTTGACTTGAGTAACTCTCATGGATAAACCTTGATAAACCTAGCGTGGTAGCAGATAAGCCCATTGACGACTCCAATGGATAGTGGTCATGAATACCCGGCAACAGGTCTAGCAATTATAACTTTGTTAACTTTGCTGGAAGGGATGGTCATGGACAAGATAACAACAGTCGCACTAAGTGCATATTGGAGATGCTACAGTAAATGAAACCTTGCCATCACCAATTGCATCCCGGCTTGACGTGGAGGATTCAAGATCAAGGCTTACAATAGTGATTAGCTCACTTGGCCAATTTCATTCTTTCAATAAAACTTGGCGTGATCCGAGTGGAAATATTCTACACGGAGGGATACAGACATCTTAAGGGAAGAGTAGTCTAATTGCAGTTGACTTGTCCTTCCCTAGGTTCAACGCCAGCAATAGGTCTACAGAATACATGAAGTTGAACTCAATGCTGGCACAGTCACCACCAGCTATGATACACTGCCAGCCATTAGGTCTACAGAATACACTGCCGCTAGTCAAGAACTCAAGATTAATTACCAGCAATGCTAGGCCCAAGTGCAACATGGATGGCATTTTAGCATCTTGTTAAGAATGAAATATAGAAAATACAATAATGAAATAATATACCATCTCACAAATCGCAATCACTTCACATGTGCATCACTGTGACCATGGCATGCTGTTTGGAACATTGGGCAGATTGGTAAATCATTTCATCCATCAACTTAAGTTGCAAGGATCCCTGGGTGAAAAAGGCACCCAACAGGAGATTTAAAGTGCGTTGAAAGCAAAATGTTAACTGAGTAATAAATTTCCTTGAGAGTAGTATACAAGTAAATGGTTACAAAGGTCTTAAAAATATTTGAAAAATTGGCACATCAAAGAGGGTTAATACCAGCCAATGATAACAGTTGAAGTAACACAAGCTTAACAAATTATATTTAACAACACTTCGATCATACAAAGCTACACTAAGCATTGATGCCAACCACACCATTCTAAATTTTCAAATGGTATGGTGGACTGCAAATCACTGAGATATACGATAGAATATCATGCACTTAGAAACAACTACAAGATCAAGATAGAAATGCAGAAAATTTCAAGTGATTCTTACACTTAAGTGCGTATATGAATTCTGCAGAGACAAGATCCATGGGAAAATATTTCAGCCTGTACCATTGAAGAGAACATTACAGCACGAATTTCTTGCAAGTTACAGTACATAAATGTTTGGGAGAAAACTAAATGATGCCTATGGGATATGGAATCAAAAGCGGTTGGCTTGTTACTAGTACTACCTAACCAAAAGTCACAGCCCCTCAGGCCTCAGCCGTGATGAATAAGCACGTTAAGCATTCTGTCGAACAGCTTGCGTGCGAACCTATGAAGGTACGGATTCTTGAAATGCTCTCACCTTGATGTGGTCCCATGGAGACTTTCTAGGTGCGGAGACGGATAGCAGAGGAGATGGATCGGAGAGGCTTCACCTCGCCGCCGCATCCTTCATACCGTCCTCGTCGGGCTAGCCGCACCGCCGCCCCGCCGGCTCCATCGTCCTGCCCTCGTCGGGCTGCCAACAGAGCAACGACCCCGCcctcgttgcgctggttgcggctcCGCGGCGCCGCCTCCTTCGTCCCGCCGAGCCGTCCCGCCGCTTCCTTTATCgacctttcctctctctctctctctctctctctctctggtgtGGTTGGGGGCGATTTGGGGACGGGGGCCGGAGGCGGAGgctagattttttttttgctttctgGACTGCGCGGGAACGGAGGAAGGGGACGAGGGCGATGGACGAAAAGGGCGGCAGGAGTCGGACGAAAACCACCGCGTATATATACAACTAATTTGGAGTTTACTAGCGTGAGTGCGTGACGGAGATGAATGCGGGAATTTGAGATTTCGCGAAACAACGCCGGAATGTGGAGTTTGTAATATGGCCACCGATGGACTTGCAATATCTTTTTGAATCAATGAACTTACGATATTGGTCATCAAATTATCATTATTTTATTTTGACGTGGTTAGATGAGTTACTGACATTTTTGCGCCTAAGCATTTCAAGAAAAAGTACCGCAGAGTAACTCGTAGCCTCAAAATAGGATCCCTActtatatttgaggctcttatttTCTGAGCTACACTCTAGCAGAAGCCCTCAAAACAGGGCTTTACTCTCAATTTCCTCTATTTTCTCGTACATTATATGCATATGTATTTGAGATCATCACATTATATAACAATTTATTTAAACTATAACAATATAAAGCACTATACATAAAACTATAAATGAAAATCTTAGTATTCAAATTTAAAATCAAACAAAATTTTGGTCCAAAATTAATGATAGTCGATCACAACATAGTTCATAACATTTCTGCAAATCAAATGACTTAATCATGAAACATAAAGTCAGACAAAAGAAATAACTTGCACCATGTCACGCCCACGGATGCTCTATGTACAAGAAACAAAATGCTGTAAATTTTGCTTCATTTGGTATTCACTAGAGTACACATGCATGGATTTCAAGATGGTGTGCGAGTTTGGAGGGAAAAATTCAAGTGTTTCTTACATGTGACAGAATGAATAGAAATATGGAACATAACAATTGAAAAGCTCATTTTTATTTATGAGTAATTACCTGTTTCAATCAGAAAGCTATAAGTTCATTCTAGGTGGGCATTTCAACATGGTGTCCACTACACTCACATTACTCATCAAATATCACATTGGGTGAGATTGAGAGTGCTGCATAGTTGAtttgcatcttgtggcactagttgagagtgatggctttgtttttttcttgttactctttggCATGATTGTTGTCATCTAGCCGCCTTGGAGTTGATTGAGATTGTCGAGCACTACATGGTGATTGTGCCAGGGCTCCGATCAAGGTTGTGAGATACTAATGATCTTTTATCTTTGTTATTTGCTTGTGCTTTTACATCCTTGTTATTTTCTTCTACGGTTGTAGTTGGTAGAAATAGCTAGTTTAGTTGCTTCACTAGTTTAGCTAGACTAGAGTAATATGTTAGCCTCTTTGTTTGATTGAGTGCTCTAGTAGTTGTTCAAGGCTTGCTAGTAGACTTGTGTAGGAGGCATGCATTGGGTGAATTAGGCTAGGCAAAGTAATGGCTATTAGGTTCTCATTTTGTACTAACTACTTTACTATAGTGTTGTGC
Proteins encoded in this region:
- the LOC136504829 gene encoding zinc finger BED domain-containing protein RICESLEEPER 1-like isoform X1 codes for the protein MRRRGEASPIHLLCYPSPHLESLHGTTSRLKYFPMDLVSAEFIYALKYLLPGIHDHYPLESSMGLSATTLGLSRFIHESYSSQHKRSELELYLDDPAHPEIDNDVFDIIAWWKLHGPKYPTISLMARDILSVPAYTVAFESAFSLAGLIIDDNRRSLLPETVEALMCTQDRLSSAIPDESSMAAEVIFPTATLSPTTNQQDNFKVWRVVLFC
- the LOC136504829 gene encoding uncharacterized protein isoform X5, whose translation is MRRRGEASPIHLLCYPSPHLESLHGTTSRLKYFPMDLVSAEFIYALKWLIIDDNRRSLLPETVEALMCTQDRLSSAIPDESSMAAEVIFPTATLSPTTNQQDNFKVWRVVLFC
- the LOC136504829 gene encoding zinc finger BED domain-containing protein DAYSLEEPER-like isoform X4, with the protein product MGLSATTLGLSRFIHESYSSQHKRSELELYLDDPAHPEIDNDVFDIIAWWKLHGPKYPTISLMARDILSVPAYTVAFESAFSLAGLIIDDNRRSLLPETVEALMCTQDRLSSAIPDESSMAAEVIFPTATLSPTTNQQDNFKVWRVVLFC
- the LOC136504829 gene encoding zinc finger BED domain-containing protein DAYSLEEPER-like isoform X3 is translated as MGPHQDLLPGIHDHYPLESSMGLSATTLGLSRFIHESYSSQHKRSELELYLDDPAHPEIDNDVFDIIAWWKLHGPKYPTISLMARDILSVPAYTVAFESAFSLAGLIIDDNRRSLLPETVEALMCTQDRLSSAIPDESSMAAEVIFPTATLSPTTNQQDNFKVWRVVLFC
- the LOC136504829 gene encoding zinc finger BED domain-containing protein RICESLEEPER 1-like isoform X2, giving the protein MRRRGEASPIHLLCYPSPHLESLHGTTSRLKYFPMDLVSAEFIYALKYLLPGIHDHYPLESSMGLSATTLGLSRFIHESYSSQHKRSELELYLDDPAHPEIDNDVFDIIAWWKLHGPKYPTISLMARDILSVPAYTVAFESAFSLAGLIIDDNRRSLLPETVEALMCTQDRLSSAIPDESSMAAEVIFPTATLSPTTNQQGQSVDAFLERL